From a single Stomoxys calcitrans chromosome 4, idStoCalc2.1, whole genome shotgun sequence genomic region:
- the LOC106084542 gene encoding pH-sensitive chloride channel 2, with protein MNPQSIAVKVVLYSLAIAFTVTNNAYGQNLADGKSALDETLLALASEGVDESVGLKKNVENLHVAVSGTVNKMSVNDTSYAISTDLNVTKSADEKCRSLEDAAHLTQTQLINRLTATCRYDRLERPYVVANGTIVNSPLDVYARVYIYVLQNLDSSDLQFKMHGLLQLRFQDPRLAFDKYAPGRTKSILGESSLRDVIWVPHIFLANEHDSSVLGTSEKDVLTSISPNGTVIISSRIQATLYCWMKLQKFPFDEQYCPTIFESWMYNASELLLHWEQNAPVTFDPKMHLTEYALANAWTNETIINADLDDLRHGAFAGNYSSLGFTVHLVREVGYYVMDYFLPSIMIVAISWVSFWLQADQTPARTTLGCTTMLSFITLASSQENNLPKVSYIKVSEVWFLGCTVFIFGSLVEFAFVNTIWRRNHSVEVKKLKSKYILKSTLTPRMKRHKMVDNAKQPERSNSERYLSVDTPSPVIITVGDDPMNRFTSSESIATMTTSLADNESEREKKPVENTSWSTMTPHEVSLWIDRKARFLFPIAFIIFNAFFWTFVYCL; from the coding sequence ATGAATCCACAATCGATCGCAGTTAAGGTTGTGTTATACTCTCTCGCAATCGCCTTCACAGTAACGAACAATGCTTACGGTCAGAATTTAGCCGACGGTAAATCTGCGTTAGACGAAACTCTTTTGGCCCTGGCCTCAGAAGGAGTAGACGAATCGGTgggattgaagaaaaatgttgaaaatttacATGTGGCCGTGTCGGGAACGGTGAACAAAATGTCAGTGAATGACACTTCCTATGCCATATCGACGGATTTGAATGTGACCAAAAGTGCGGATGAGAAATGTCGCTCGCTGGAAGATGCTGCGCATTTGACCCAGACCCAATTGATAAACCGTTTGACGGCGACCTGCCGCTACGATCGCCTGGAGCGACCTTACGTAGTGGCAAATGGCACAATTGTCAACTCGCCTCTGGATGTCTATGCCAGGGTCTATATTTACGTTTTACAAAACTTGGACTCCAGTGACCTGCAGTTCAAAATGCATGGCTTGCTGCAGTTGCGTTTCCAGGATCCCCGACTTGCCTTCGATAAGTATGCCCCTGGCAGGACAAAATCAATTCTGGGAGAATCCTCGCTGCGTGATGTCATTTGGGTGCCGCACATATTTCTGGCCAATGAACATGACTCCAGTGTGCTGGGCACCAGCGAAAAGGATGTGCTCACCTCCATTAGCCCCAATGGCACCGTCATCATTTCCTCACGCATACAAGCTACCCTGTATTGCTGGATGAAGCTACAAAAGTTTCCCTTTGACGAACAGTATTGTCCCACCATTTTCGAAAGCTGGATGTACAATGCCTCGGAGCTGCTGTTGCATTGGGAGCAAAATGCCCCGGTTACCTTTGATCCCAAAATGCATTTGACCGAATATGCCCTGGCAAATGCCTGGACCAATGAGACAATAATCAATGCGGATTTGGATGATTTGAGGCATGGAGCCTTTGCAGGCAACTACAGTTCTTTGGGCTTTACAGTTCACTTGGTGCGAGAAGTTGGCTATTATGTCATGGACTACTTTTTGCCTTCGATTATGATAGTGGCCATATCCTGGGTATCCTTTTGGTTGCAGGCCGATCAGACACCTGCCCGAACCACCTTGGGCTGTACCACCATGTTGTCTTTCATAACATTGGCATCCTCGCAGGAGAATAATCTGCCCAAAGTCAGTTACATCAAGGTTTCGGAAGTATGGTTTCTGGGCTGCACAGTCTTCATATTTGGCAGTTTGGTGGAATTTGCCTTTGTCAATACCATATGGCGAAGAAATCACAGTGTCGAAGTGAAAAAGTTGAAGAGTAAATACATCCTGAAGTCAACGCTGACGCCACGCATGAAACGCCACAAAATGGTGGACAATGCTAAACAACCAGAACGAAGTAACAGTGAACGTTATTTGTCAGTGGATACTCCCTCACCGGTCATCATTACCGTGGGCGATGATCCCATGAATAGATTTACCTCTTCCGAGTCTATTGCCACCATGACCACCAGTTTAGCGGATAACGAGAGTGAACGAGAGAAAAAACCGGTTGAAAACACATCCTGGTCCACGATGACACCACACGAGGTGTCCTTGTGGATAGATAGGAAAGCTCGCTTTTTGTTTCCCATAGCCTTTATAATTTTCAATGCATTCTTTTGGACTTTTGTCTACTGTTTGtga